The Desulfonatronum lacustre DSM 10312 region TATTTCCCAACAATATCAAAGGGAATGATCAATTTTTTTATTCCAGAAGAATACAAAGATTACTTTCAAATTGATTTAGGGGAAAATAATGCAGGTCAGGTAAATTTTTCATTACTCGTTAATACAATAAATGAATTTTTCTCAAATCTTACACCATCCGAAGGAAAAGTTTTTCTTTTTGTGGATGAATTAGAATTGAATTTAGGAAGCCAAGAGCAATACAAAAGAGATATACTCTTAATTCGGGATCTAATTATCGCGGTTGAACATTTAAATAGAGAGATGGCTATTAAAAATTTCCCTGTCAAAATTTTTTGTGCTGCAAGAAGGGAGGTCATTACAGCTGTAGATGGTATCGGAAAAGAAATTGCTAAACCAACCGAAGACTTTGGTGTTGAGTTGATTTGGAATTCAAGAATTGGTAGCGAGAACGAATCATTTGATCACCCATTAATCCAGTTAATCGCAAAAAAAATAAATGTTTCTGAAGAAATTAAAGGAATTCAATCTGATTTTGAATGTGAAGAATTAATATATAAATATTTCCCCCAATCTATCAATGGTATTCACATTACCAAATACTTGTTAGATCGATCATGGTTCCGTCCAAGAGATTTTTCGAGAATGTTAAGACAGATTACGAAACAATATGGAAAAATGGATAAGGGGTTTACACAAGCCTGTTTCGAAGGAACGCAAAAAGCCTATGCTACAAGTAGTTGGACAGAAATCGCTGAAGAATTAGCGGCTAAATATAAAAAGGGAACGATTCGATCTGTAGAAAAACTATTCAGTGGTGTACCAAAACAATTTTCGTTTGAGGATATTCAAAAAATTGCTAAAACCAAATCAAAACACAGTAGGGATTTAGATGAATTTATCGATTCAAGAAACCTTTCCGAGCT contains the following coding sequences:
- a CDS encoding P-loop ATPase, Sll1717 family, whose translation is MLKLKDIYVGDVDAKNELIEASDSEALRFIKSFTVNDGIDIDDYFSGKMFFITGLKGTGKTAFLRYLSLLAKRKHMNSLFVLFKSNIKETDRAKLSKNSDTIVIEEKGSIKYIQDYEKIWMLFLHKTILNLLEKTDQPVFIHDDNWKKYKYAVLGADYGNKALGVLRYFPTISKGMINFFIPEEYKDYFQIDLGENNAGQVNFSLLVNTINEFFSNLTPSEGKVFLFVDELELNLGSQEQYKRDILLIRDLIIAVEHLNREMAIKNFPVKIFCAARREVITAVDGIGKEIAKPTEDFGVELIWNSRIGSENESFDHPLIQLIAKKINVSEEIKGIQSDFECEELIYKYFPQSINGIHITKYLLDRSWFRPRDFSRMLRQITKQYGKMDKGFTQACFEGTQKAYATSSWTEIAEELAAKYKKGTIRSVEKLFSGVPKQFSFEDIQKIAKTKSKHSRDLDEFIDSRNLSELLADLFQIGFIGNSNPFRFHFRGDANLNLEADMVVHRALWPYFSII